One genomic region from Anopheles bellator chromosome 2, idAnoBellAS_SP24_06.2, whole genome shotgun sequence encodes:
- the LOC131212389 gene encoding lysosomal proton-coupled steroid conjugate and bile acid symporter SLC46A3-like isoform X2, producing MVQHLVARMAGWKTVLQSALPCLLILFWGSWSDRHGRRKPCMLIPIIGEFLTAIGLILCTYFESVPMEVAGITEALFPALTGGWFTMFMGVFSYIADVTTTEERTLRIGIVNLCFSLGVPIGLAFSGVLLKQIGFYGVFSLSATLYLLAFFYGLLVVKEVDIVSEKERQAAREKSLLADFFDREHVMETFRVAFKTGQRQRRLRVIMLMIVVMVVIGPMHGEMAVIYLFTRYRFNWSEVEFSFFSTYGMLTGLIGTVFSVGVFSHLLKIDDALIGVMSCMSKILSSFVYAFAVNTWQLCLGPIIEMLNGTSFISMRSIASKLVASDELGKVNSLFGVAEALMPLVYAPMYTTVYSLTINVLPGAFFLLGGALTAPAVLIFLWMYRVHKREAREIADEKRAEDAYRQLGECGGDRATIIPSPVGVVNAAFEDDGGGQRAKKVAPTTATMDPAGHNKL from the exons ATGGTCCAGCACCTGGTGGCGCGGATGGCCGGCTGGAAGACTGTCCTGCAGAGTGCGCTGCCCTGCCTGCTGATACTGTTCTGGGGCTCGTGGAGCGATCGGCACGGGCGAAGGAAACCGTGCATGCTGATCCCGATCATCGGCGAGTTCCTGACGGCGATCGGGTTGATTCTGTGCACGTACTTCGAGTCGGTCCCGATGGAGGTGGCCGGCATCACGGAGGCCCTATTTCCGGCCCTGACTGGCGGCTGGTTCACGATGTTCATGGGCGTCTTCAGCTACATCGCCGACGTTACGACCACCGAGGAGCGCACGCTGCGCATCGGCATCGTGAACCTGTGCTTCTCGCTCGGTGTCCCAATCGGGTTGGCCTTCAGTGGGGTCCTTCTGAA ACAAATCGGATTCTACGGAGTGTTCTCGCTCTCGGCCACCCTCTACCTACTGGCCTTCTTCTACGGCCTCCTGGTGGTGAAGGAAGTGGACATTGTCAGCGAGAAGGAACGGCAGGCGGCGAGGGAGAAGAGTCTGCTGGCCGACTTCTTCGACCGGGAACACGTGATGGAGACGTTTCGGGTGGCGTTCAAGACCGGCCAGCGGCAACGGCGACTGCGCGTGATAATGCTGATGATCGTGGTGATGGTTGTGATCGGACCGATGCACG GAGAGATGGCGGTAATTTATCTATTCACCCGCTACCGCTTCAACTGGAGCGAGGTGGAGTTTAGCTTCTTCTCGACCTACGGCATGCTGACCGGGCTGATTGGGACCGTGTTTTCCGTGGGCGTCTTTTCCCATCTGCTCAAGATAGACGATGCACTGATTGGCGTGATGTCCTGCATGTCGAAGATTCTGTCCAGCTTTGTGTACGCGTTCGCCGTCAACACCTGGCAGCTGTGTCTGG GTCCTATCATCGAAATGCTGAACGGCACCTCGTTCATCTCGATGCGCTCGATTGCGTCGAAGCTGGTGGCGAGCGACGAGCTCGGCAAAGTAAACTCACTGTTTGGCGTTGCCGAAGCCCTGATGCCACTCGTTTACGCCCCGATGTATACAACCGTCTACTCGCTGACGATCAACGTGCTGCCGGGGGCCTTTTTTCTGCTCGGTGGAGCCCTCACCGCCCCGGCCGTGCTAATATTTCT GTGGATGTACCGAGTGCACAAGCGCGAGGCCCGGGAGATTGCGGACGAAAAACGTGCGGAAGATGCGTACCGACAGCTGGGTGAGTGCGGCGGCGATCGTGCCACGATCATTCCGTCGCCCGTCGGTGTCGTGAATGCAGCCTTCGAggatgacggcggcggccaacgggCGAAGAAGGTGGCTCCGACCACTGCAACGAtggacccggccggccacaacAAACTGTga
- the LOC131212389 gene encoding lysosomal proton-coupled steroid conjugate and bile acid symporter SLC46A3-like isoform X1, which produces MKDPKPLNGHDKAPRGEQMDEKRTPSSLRDKYLYFKRNITVEPMLACYIMPSVLAGLATQNLNLEKACRVNLAYGDEVCDALTRRDTANYTHEEEMVQHLVARMAGWKTVLQSALPCLLILFWGSWSDRHGRRKPCMLIPIIGEFLTAIGLILCTYFESVPMEVAGITEALFPALTGGWFTMFMGVFSYIADVTTTEERTLRIGIVNLCFSLGVPIGLAFSGVLLKQIGFYGVFSLSATLYLLAFFYGLLVVKEVDIVSEKERQAAREKSLLADFFDREHVMETFRVAFKTGQRQRRLRVIMLMIVVMVVIGPMHGEMAVIYLFTRYRFNWSEVEFSFFSTYGMLTGLIGTVFSVGVFSHLLKIDDALIGVMSCMSKILSSFVYAFAVNTWQLCLGPIIEMLNGTSFISMRSIASKLVASDELGKVNSLFGVAEALMPLVYAPMYTTVYSLTINVLPGAFFLLGGALTAPAVLIFLWMYRVHKREAREIADEKRAEDAYRQLGECGGDRATIIPSPVGVVNAAFEDDGGGQRAKKVAPTTATMDPAGHNKL; this is translated from the exons atgaaggatCCCAAGCCACTGAATGGCCACGACAAGGCACCGCGAGGGGAGCAGATGGACGAGAAGCGCACACCGTCGTCCTTGCGGGACAAGTACCTGTACTTTAAGCGCAACATAACCGTCGAACCGATGCTGGCGTGCTACATTATGCCGAGCGTactggccgggctggccacGCAGAACCTCAACCTGGAGAAGGCATGCCGCGTGAACCTGGCTTACGGGGACGAAGTGTGCGATGCGCTAACGCGCCGTGACACGGCCAACTATACACA CGAGGAGGAGATGGTCCAGCACCTGGTGGCGCGGATGGCCGGCTGGAAGACTGTCCTGCAGAGTGCGCTGCCCTGCCTGCTGATACTGTTCTGGGGCTCGTGGAGCGATCGGCACGGGCGAAGGAAACCGTGCATGCTGATCCCGATCATCGGCGAGTTCCTGACGGCGATCGGGTTGATTCTGTGCACGTACTTCGAGTCGGTCCCGATGGAGGTGGCCGGCATCACGGAGGCCCTATTTCCGGCCCTGACTGGCGGCTGGTTCACGATGTTCATGGGCGTCTTCAGCTACATCGCCGACGTTACGACCACCGAGGAGCGCACGCTGCGCATCGGCATCGTGAACCTGTGCTTCTCGCTCGGTGTCCCAATCGGGTTGGCCTTCAGTGGGGTCCTTCTGAA ACAAATCGGATTCTACGGAGTGTTCTCGCTCTCGGCCACCCTCTACCTACTGGCCTTCTTCTACGGCCTCCTGGTGGTGAAGGAAGTGGACATTGTCAGCGAGAAGGAACGGCAGGCGGCGAGGGAGAAGAGTCTGCTGGCCGACTTCTTCGACCGGGAACACGTGATGGAGACGTTTCGGGTGGCGTTCAAGACCGGCCAGCGGCAACGGCGACTGCGCGTGATAATGCTGATGATCGTGGTGATGGTTGTGATCGGACCGATGCACG GAGAGATGGCGGTAATTTATCTATTCACCCGCTACCGCTTCAACTGGAGCGAGGTGGAGTTTAGCTTCTTCTCGACCTACGGCATGCTGACCGGGCTGATTGGGACCGTGTTTTCCGTGGGCGTCTTTTCCCATCTGCTCAAGATAGACGATGCACTGATTGGCGTGATGTCCTGCATGTCGAAGATTCTGTCCAGCTTTGTGTACGCGTTCGCCGTCAACACCTGGCAGCTGTGTCTGG GTCCTATCATCGAAATGCTGAACGGCACCTCGTTCATCTCGATGCGCTCGATTGCGTCGAAGCTGGTGGCGAGCGACGAGCTCGGCAAAGTAAACTCACTGTTTGGCGTTGCCGAAGCCCTGATGCCACTCGTTTACGCCCCGATGTATACAACCGTCTACTCGCTGACGATCAACGTGCTGCCGGGGGCCTTTTTTCTGCTCGGTGGAGCCCTCACCGCCCCGGCCGTGCTAATATTTCT GTGGATGTACCGAGTGCACAAGCGCGAGGCCCGGGAGATTGCGGACGAAAAACGTGCGGAAGATGCGTACCGACAGCTGGGTGAGTGCGGCGGCGATCGTGCCACGATCATTCCGTCGCCCGTCGGTGTCGTGAATGCAGCCTTCGAggatgacggcggcggccaacgggCGAAGAAGGTGGCTCCGACCACTGCAACGAtggacccggccggccacaacAAACTGTga